The Bryobacteraceae bacterium genome includes a window with the following:
- a CDS encoding N-acetyl-alpha-D-glucosaminyl L-malate synthase BshA translates to MSAPSARPLRIGITCYPTYGGSGIVATELGMELAARGYEVHFITYANPIRLDPGLPRIYYHEVEVASYPLFQYPPYDLALASRMVEIAEWQQLDLLHVHYAIPHATAAFLARSMLREKRRLPFVTTLHGTDVTLVGSDKSYLPVTRFSIEESDGVTAISEYLKRQTYEAVGARKEIRVIYNFVNCDLYRMAKQPHEGRPRLLHISNFRPVKRAPDCVRILARAREAVDCELWMAGDGPDRGAAERLAFELGVHEHVRFLGKQDHIERLIPQCDVLLLPSQLESFGLAALEAMACGVVPVATRAGGLPELITHGQNGFLEEAGDTDAQAARVAELLQDRDLYNRMRWAARTTAEERFCTSLIIPQYEAFYREVIAAA, encoded by the coding sequence ATGAGCGCGCCTTCCGCCCGCCCGCTGCGGATCGGCATCACCTGCTACCCCACGTACGGGGGGTCGGGGATCGTTGCCACGGAACTGGGCATGGAGCTGGCGGCGCGGGGCTACGAGGTTCACTTCATCACGTACGCGAACCCGATCCGGCTGGATCCGGGGCTGCCGCGCATCTACTATCACGAGGTTGAAGTCGCGTCCTACCCGCTGTTTCAGTATCCGCCCTACGATCTGGCGCTGGCGTCGCGCATGGTGGAGATCGCCGAGTGGCAGCAGCTGGACCTGCTGCACGTCCACTACGCGATCCCGCACGCCACGGCGGCGTTTCTGGCGCGGTCGATGCTGAGGGAGAAGCGCCGGCTGCCGTTCGTGACGACGCTGCACGGCACGGACGTCACGCTGGTCGGAAGCGACAAATCGTATCTGCCGGTGACGCGCTTCTCGATCGAGGAGTCCGACGGCGTGACGGCGATCAGCGAGTATCTGAAGCGGCAGACGTACGAAGCCGTGGGGGCGCGCAAGGAGATCCGCGTCATCTACAACTTCGTCAACTGCGATCTGTACCGCATGGCGAAGCAGCCGCATGAAGGGCGGCCGAGGCTGCTGCACATTTCGAATTTCCGCCCGGTGAAGCGCGCGCCGGACTGCGTGCGCATTCTGGCGCGGGCGCGCGAAGCGGTGGATTGCGAGCTGTGGATGGCGGGCGACGGACCGGACCGCGGCGCGGCCGAGCGGCTGGCGTTCGAGCTGGGCGTGCACGAGCACGTGCGCTTCCTGGGCAAGCAGGACCACATCGAGCGGCTGATTCCGCAGTGCGACGTGCTGCTGCTGCCGTCGCAGCTGGAGTCGTTCGGGCTGGCGGCGCTGGAGGCGATGGCCTGCGGCGTGGTGCCTGTGGCGACGCGGGCAGGCGGGCTGCCGGAACTGATCACGCACGGGCAGAACGGGTTTCTGGAGGAGGCGGGGGACACGGACGCGCAGGCGGCGCGCGTGGCGGAGCTGCTCCAAGACCGCGATCTCTACAACCGCATGCGGTGGGCGGCGCGCACGACGGCGGAGGAGCGGTTCTGCACGTCGCTGATCATTCCGCAATATGAGGCGTTCTACCGGGAAGTGATCGCGGCGGCGTAA
- the rpoD gene encoding RNA polymerase sigma factor RpoD: MDHFEDQFLTDAADTLGLPFDEETNFFHPEDVQEDEFAAAQPAEESIYTDDPVRVYLREMGAVPLLTREGEVTLARRMEQGKLRMQKAASRSLLVQNQVLELAEKVRSGELNPETLVDLGEVEEGTPAYDKRLREIRDQFETYIALFRKQEQLREKLAAGPGANKKAQKKALWKYYRARVETSRAIRSFPWLPSRWRQFSTAIEQAVEELNQYEAELQQLEADRSANQARIREIRREIKRRETQAGATHAELKKSLADIRQGEQEAERAKKDLVEANLRLVVSVAKKYVNRGLHLLDLIQEGNIGLMRAADKFEYRRGYKFSTYATWWIRQAITRAIADQSRTIRIPVHMNESMNKFLRATRELEKELGRAPTNEEISRRMDIPVEKVQKLKTISRDPVSLETPVGRDGESALGDLIEDRWVGSPVDTVIDSNIREETAAILKTLSPKEEKVIRLRFGIGCEREHTLEEIGQQFDVTRERIRQIEAKALRQLRSPERARHLRALLAAR, translated from the coding sequence GTGGATCACTTCGAAGATCAGTTTCTGACGGATGCGGCCGATACGCTCGGCCTGCCATTCGACGAGGAAACCAATTTCTTCCATCCTGAAGACGTCCAGGAAGACGAGTTTGCCGCCGCGCAGCCGGCGGAAGAGTCCATCTACACCGACGACCCCGTTCGCGTCTACCTTCGCGAAATGGGCGCGGTTCCGCTGCTGACGCGGGAAGGCGAAGTCACGCTCGCCCGCCGCATGGAGCAGGGCAAACTCCGCATGCAGAAGGCGGCGAGCCGGTCGCTTCTCGTGCAGAACCAGGTGCTCGAGCTGGCCGAAAAGGTCCGCTCGGGCGAACTGAACCCGGAGACTCTCGTGGATCTGGGCGAAGTCGAGGAAGGAACCCCTGCCTACGACAAGCGTCTGCGCGAGATCCGGGACCAGTTCGAAACCTACATCGCGCTGTTCCGCAAACAGGAGCAGCTCCGCGAAAAGCTGGCCGCCGGCCCGGGCGCCAACAAAAAGGCCCAGAAGAAGGCCCTCTGGAAGTATTACCGGGCGCGCGTGGAGACCTCCCGCGCCATCCGCAGCTTCCCCTGGCTGCCCTCCCGGTGGCGGCAGTTCTCGACGGCCATCGAGCAGGCGGTCGAAGAGCTCAACCAGTATGAAGCCGAGCTCCAGCAGCTCGAAGCCGACCGCTCGGCCAACCAGGCCCGCATCCGCGAGATCCGGCGCGAAATCAAGCGCCGCGAGACGCAGGCTGGCGCCACCCACGCCGAACTGAAGAAATCCCTCGCCGACATCCGTCAGGGCGAGCAGGAAGCCGAGCGCGCCAAGAAAGACCTCGTGGAGGCCAACCTCCGCCTGGTCGTCTCGGTGGCCAAGAAGTACGTCAACCGCGGCCTGCACCTGCTGGACCTGATCCAGGAGGGCAACATCGGCCTGATGCGCGCCGCCGACAAGTTCGAGTACCGCCGCGGCTACAAGTTCTCGACCTACGCCACGTGGTGGATCCGCCAGGCCATCACGCGCGCCATCGCGGACCAGTCCCGCACCATCCGCATCCCGGTGCACATGAACGAGTCGATGAACAAGTTCCTGCGCGCCACCCGCGAGCTGGAGAAGGAACTGGGCCGCGCCCCCACCAACGAAGAGATCAGCCGCCGGATGGACATCCCCGTCGAGAAGGTCCAGAAGCTCAAGACCATCTCGCGCGATCCGGTGTCGCTCGAAACCCCCGTCGGCCGCGACGGCGAATCCGCCCTCGGCGACCTCATCGAGGACCGCTGGGTCGGCTCGCCCGTCGACACGGTCATCGACTCCAACATCCGCGAAGAGACGGCCGCCATTCTCAAGACCCTGTCTCCGAAAGAAGAAAAAGTCATCCGTCTCCGCTTCGGCATCGGCTGCGAGCGCGAGCATACGCTCGAGGAGATCGGGCAGCAGTTCGACGTCACGCGCGAGCGCATCCGGCAGATCGAAGCCAAGGCGCTGCGGCAGTTGCGCTCCCCCGAGCGGGCGCGCCATCTGCGGGCGCTGCTTGCGGCGCGCTGA
- the nrdR gene encoding transcriptional repressor NrdR, translating into MNCPFCGFKEDRVIDSRESKEGDVIRRRRECLQCGRRFTTYERIDEVPYMVVKKDGRREKFDRQKVLNGLLKACEKRPIPMSTLAELVDEVEGMLVDRPDREMTTSEIGEHLTRRLLALDKIAYVRFASVYRDFQDVEAFLSEIKDLIRKKRG; encoded by the coding sequence ATGAACTGTCCATTCTGCGGATTCAAAGAAGACCGTGTCATTGATTCCCGCGAAAGCAAGGAAGGCGACGTCATCCGCCGCAGGCGCGAGTGCCTGCAATGCGGCCGTCGATTTACTACATATGAAAGAATCGACGAGGTCCCCTACATGGTCGTCAAAAAAGACGGCCGCCGCGAGAAGTTCGACCGTCAGAAGGTGCTCAATGGGCTGCTCAAAGCCTGCGAAAAGCGCCCCATCCCCATGTCCACCCTCGCCGAGTTGGTCGACGAAGTCGAGGGAATGCTGGTCGACAGACCGGATCGGGAGATGACTACTTCAGAAATAGGAGAACATCTGACGCGTCGGCTCCTCGCCCTCGACAAGATTGCCTACGTGCGTTTCGCCTCCGTCTACCGGGATTTCCAGGACGTTGAAGCTTTCCTCAGTGAAATCAAAGACTTGATCCGGAAGAAGCGTGGCTGA
- a CDS encoding hydroxypyruvate reductase: MQNEKLMRRHALSVFRAAVEAADPRKTVKAALAKLDASRYRRIFVVGAGKASAAMAQAAEQVLGRRIAGGWINTKDGHLAPLRRITLHEASHPVPDARGVEGARRIAQIASEAQEGDLLLCLISGGGSALLPLPLEPVTLEEKQETTRLLLACGATIHEINAVRKHLSAIKGGRLARLAQPAEVLALLLSDVVGDPLDVIGSGPTAPDTSTFAAAWTVIEKHGLQKKIPARVRSLLQDGLEGKIEETPKPGDACFRRTRNVIVGSNRLAVDAAARKARELGYRPLVLSTTIEGETRDIAAMHAAIAREIVTSGRPARPPVCLISGGETTVTLRGQGLGGRNQEFALAAAIALEGVPGVLAFSAGTDGTDGPTDAAGAMADGATVARAASIGLDAKKALNENDSYRFFQPLGDLVMTGPTGTNVMDVRLMLVRGKAQGH, encoded by the coding sequence ATGCAGAACGAGAAGCTGATGCGGCGGCATGCGCTGTCGGTTTTCCGCGCCGCGGTGGAAGCGGCAGATCCGCGAAAGACGGTCAAAGCGGCTCTGGCGAAGCTGGATGCTTCGCGATACCGCCGCATCTTCGTCGTCGGCGCGGGCAAGGCTTCGGCGGCGATGGCCCAGGCGGCGGAGCAGGTGCTGGGCAGGCGGATCGCCGGCGGCTGGATCAACACCAAAGACGGCCATCTCGCGCCGCTCAGGCGCATCACGCTCCACGAAGCCAGCCATCCGGTGCCCGACGCCCGCGGCGTGGAAGGCGCCCGCCGCATCGCGCAGATCGCGTCCGAAGCGCAGGAAGGAGACCTTCTGCTGTGTCTGATCAGCGGCGGCGGCTCGGCGCTGCTTCCTCTGCCCCTCGAGCCGGTGACGCTGGAAGAGAAGCAGGAAACCACCCGGCTGCTTCTCGCCTGCGGCGCCACCATCCATGAGATCAACGCCGTGCGCAAGCACCTCTCCGCCATCAAGGGCGGGCGCCTGGCCCGGCTGGCGCAGCCGGCGGAAGTCCTCGCGCTCCTGCTTTCCGATGTCGTCGGCGATCCGCTCGACGTCATCGGCTCCGGCCCCACGGCGCCCGATACGTCCACGTTCGCCGCCGCCTGGACGGTGATCGAAAAGCACGGCCTTCAGAAAAAGATCCCCGCCCGGGTCCGCAGCCTGCTGCAGGACGGGCTCGAGGGAAAGATCGAAGAAACGCCCAAGCCCGGCGACGCCTGTTTCCGCAGGACGCGGAACGTCATTGTCGGGTCGAACCGTCTCGCTGTGGATGCTGCTGCACGGAAGGCGCGCGAGCTCGGCTACAGGCCGCTGGTGCTGTCCACCACGATTGAAGGGGAAACGCGCGACATCGCCGCCATGCACGCCGCCATCGCCCGCGAGATCGTCACGTCCGGCCGTCCGGCGCGTCCGCCCGTCTGCCTGATCAGCGGCGGCGAAACCACGGTGACGCTGCGCGGCCAGGGCCTGGGCGGGCGGAACCAGGAATTCGCGCTCGCCGCGGCCATCGCGCTCGAGGGCGTGCCCGGCGTGCTGGCCTTCAGCGCCGGCACCGACGGCACCGACGGCCCCACCGATGCGGCCGGAGCGATGGCCGACGGAGCCACCGTGGCGCGCGCCGCCTCCATCGGGCTCGATGCGAAGAAGGCCCTGAACGAAAACGATTCATACCGCTTCTTCCAGCCGCTCGGCGATCTCGTCATGACCGGGCCGACGGGCACCAATGTGATGGACGTGCGCCTGATGCTCGTGCGCGGCAAAGCGCAGGGTCACTGA
- the aroK gene encoding shikimate kinase produces MILKLKRTPGIYLVGFMGCGKTTVGRALAKRLGWRFADLDEDIESRQQMTINEIFDRMGEEEFRRLEHEALKRRIGDIARGVPWVLAVGGGCFAQPRNYELIENNGVSIWLDAPLEMIRARIAHSDTRPLARDPAKLEELYHARRPAYEKADYRIEIGPGGSAEAVEKILQLPIF; encoded by the coding sequence ATGATCCTGAAGCTGAAACGCACGCCCGGCATTTATCTGGTGGGCTTCATGGGCTGCGGCAAAACGACCGTGGGCCGGGCATTGGCGAAACGTCTGGGCTGGCGCTTCGCCGATCTCGACGAGGACATCGAATCGCGCCAGCAGATGACGATCAACGAAATCTTCGACCGCATGGGCGAGGAAGAGTTCCGGCGTCTGGAGCACGAGGCGCTGAAACGGCGCATCGGCGACATCGCCCGCGGCGTGCCCTGGGTGCTGGCCGTCGGCGGCGGCTGCTTCGCGCAGCCGCGCAACTACGAGCTCATCGAGAACAACGGAGTGTCGATCTGGCTCGACGCGCCGCTGGAGATGATCCGGGCGCGGATCGCCCACTCCGACACGCGGCCGCTCGCGCGCGATCCGGCGAAACTCGAGGAGCTGTACCACGCGCGGCGGCCGGCCTACGAGAAAGCGGACTACCGGATTGAGATCGGGCCGGGAGGATCCGCCGAAGCGGTGGAGAAGATCCTGCAACTGCCCATTTTCTGA